In Nocardia asteroides, the following proteins share a genomic window:
- the crtI gene encoding phytoene desaturase family protein, giving the protein MKSVVGQANNVVVVGAGLAGLAAALHLRGAGAEVTVLERADHPGGRVGRYRFDDYEIDSGATVLTLPELIDEALAAVGRTRADVGLRIHRMAPAYHARYADGTDIKVFDDAETMAAEVAATCGPAEARNYRRLRDWLDRIYRAEFDDFMDANFDSPLDLVRGRRSRASLATLARLGGFGRLGPKVRSYLRDERLARLFTFQALYAGTVPDKALALYGAIPNMDTCQGVYFPEGGMRAVTTALAEAFVAAGGTLVLDAEVTGIRYAPGRGSRRAEAVRLADGRSFACDAVVLTADLGSLPKFGVRYRRGLRASPSAVVAHGTVPAEIAARWPIQAHHTIDFGAAWAETFREIAAPRGRGALMSDPSMLLTRPALTDPGQFVDRADGRHEPLSVLAPCPNLDSAPLDWDRLAPAYLGELLAELERRGYTGIAEHFTVDHVDTPATWAARGMIAGTPFSVAHLFRQTGPFRPRNLPRGMDNVVLAGCGTTPGVGVPTTLLSGKLAAARITGGRTHSRTDRRVSVRS; this is encoded by the coding sequence ATGAAAAGCGTTGTGGGACAAGCGAACAATGTCGTGGTGGTCGGCGCGGGACTGGCCGGGCTGGCCGCCGCGCTGCACCTGCGCGGCGCGGGCGCCGAGGTGACGGTGCTCGAACGCGCCGATCATCCGGGCGGCCGGGTCGGGCGGTACCGGTTCGACGACTACGAGATCGACAGCGGCGCCACCGTGCTCACGCTGCCCGAACTGATCGACGAGGCCCTCGCCGCCGTCGGGCGGACCCGCGCGGACGTGGGCCTGCGGATCCACCGCATGGCCCCGGCCTATCACGCGCGCTACGCCGACGGCACCGACATCAAGGTGTTCGACGACGCCGAGACGATGGCCGCCGAGGTCGCCGCCACCTGCGGGCCCGCCGAGGCCCGCAACTACCGCAGGCTGCGCGACTGGCTGGACCGGATCTACCGCGCCGAGTTCGACGACTTCATGGACGCGAACTTCGACTCGCCGCTGGACCTGGTGCGCGGCCGCCGCTCGCGCGCTTCCCTGGCCACCCTGGCCCGGCTCGGCGGCTTCGGCAGGCTGGGCCCCAAGGTGCGGTCCTACCTGCGCGACGAGCGGCTGGCCCGGCTGTTCACCTTCCAGGCGCTCTACGCCGGGACGGTCCCCGACAAGGCGCTGGCGCTCTACGGCGCGATCCCGAACATGGACACCTGCCAGGGCGTGTACTTCCCCGAGGGCGGCATGCGCGCCGTCACCACCGCGCTGGCCGAGGCGTTCGTCGCCGCGGGCGGCACCCTCGTCCTCGACGCCGAGGTGACCGGCATCCGGTACGCGCCGGGGCGCGGCAGCCGCCGGGCCGAGGCGGTCCGGCTCGCCGACGGACGCAGTTTCGCGTGCGACGCGGTGGTGCTCACCGCCGATCTGGGCTCGCTGCCGAAGTTCGGCGTGCGGTACCGGCGTGGCCTGCGCGCCTCGCCGTCGGCCGTGGTGGCCCACGGGACCGTGCCCGCCGAGATCGCGGCGCGCTGGCCGATCCAGGCGCACCACACGATCGATTTCGGCGCCGCCTGGGCCGAGACGTTCCGTGAGATCGCGGCGCCACGCGGACGCGGCGCGCTGATGAGCGATCCGTCGATGCTGCTGACCAGGCCCGCGCTCACCGACCCCGGCCAGTTCGTCGACCGCGCCGACGGCCGCCACGAACCGCTCTCGGTCCTCGCGCCCTGCCCGAACCTGGACTCCGCGCCCCTGGACTGGGACCGGCTCGCCCCCGCCTACCTGGGCGAACTGCTCGCCGAGCTGGAACGCCGCGGGTACACCGGAATCGCCGAGCACTTCACCGTCGACCACGTCGACACTCCGGCGACCTGGGCGGCGCGCGGCATGATCGCGGGCACACCGTTCTCGGTCGCGCACCTGTTCCGGCAGACCGGTCCGTTCCGTCCACGCAACCTGCCACGGGGCATGGACAACGTCGTTCTCGCAGGTTGCGGCACCACTCCGGGGGTCGGGGTGCCCACCACGCTGCTGTCGGGCAAGCTGGCCGCCGCGCGAATCACCGGTGGCCGGACGCACAGCCGCACCGACCGCCGGGTTAGTGTTCGGAGTTGA